One region of Dissulfurirhabdus thermomarina genomic DNA includes:
- a CDS encoding glycosyltransferase 87 family protein — MAGPARRDPHRLPARRPGPRAGPWIAGGAALLVLQGAVAVLSPRFGPAVPMALRPIGWFVALQAAAGGAYLWAVLAGPRRGEPGPRMLAWMLAVGLAMRLAAGLTAPVLENDFERYLWDGAVTAAGLNPYAVAPAEARDGGPGWRRLAAVAGDLPARINHPDLKTVYPPTAQAAFALAHLVRPWSLGAWRAVLAAFDLAALGLLALLLRLAGRSPGRLLVYWWNPLLVKEVYNSAHVDVVALPLVLLALLLALRGRPAGTGGVLGLAAGVKLWPALLLPAFLRRAAGGRWSAGAAGGLAFAVAAAVLAVPVVAGGLDPSSGLVAYADRWEMNDGPFMLVLWGWRGLLGSAGGAAPALARATVAAVVAVLAARAALAPPGGPAETASRALVPVAALFLLGPTQFPWYFTWMLPLLVFRPSPGLLAYTALLPLYYWRFAWEARGRVPVFDDGIVWVEHAPVLAILAWEWYRARARRAGGGA, encoded by the coding sequence GTGGCGGGGCCGGCTAGGAGAGACCCCCACCGCCTCCCGGCCCGGCGCCCCGGGCCTCGGGCCGGGCCGTGGATCGCCGGCGGGGCGGCGCTCCTCGTCCTCCAGGGCGCCGTGGCCGTCCTGTCGCCCCGGTTCGGCCCGGCCGTCCCCATGGCCCTCCGGCCCATCGGGTGGTTCGTCGCCCTCCAGGCGGCGGCCGGAGGCGCCTACCTCTGGGCGGTCCTGGCGGGCCCCCGGCGGGGCGAACCCGGCCCCCGGATGTTGGCCTGGATGCTGGCGGTTGGCCTTGCGATGCGGCTGGCGGCGGGGCTCACGGCGCCCGTCCTCGAAAACGACTTCGAGCGGTATCTCTGGGACGGGGCCGTAACGGCCGCCGGCCTCAACCCCTACGCCGTGGCACCGGCCGAGGCCCGAGACGGCGGCCCCGGGTGGCGGCGGCTGGCGGCCGTCGCCGGGGACCTTCCCGCCCGCATCAACCACCCGGATCTGAAGACCGTCTATCCCCCCACGGCCCAGGCGGCCTTCGCCCTGGCCCATCTCGTCCGTCCCTGGAGCCTGGGTGCGTGGCGCGCCGTCCTGGCGGCGTTCGACCTCGCCGCCCTCGGGCTCCTCGCCCTCCTGCTCCGGTTGGCCGGCCGGTCTCCGGGCCGGCTTCTGGTCTACTGGTGGAATCCCCTCCTGGTCAAGGAGGTCTACAACTCGGCCCACGTGGACGTGGTGGCCCTGCCCCTGGTGCTCCTGGCCCTTCTCCTGGCCCTCCGCGGCCGGCCGGCTGGGACCGGGGGCGTCTTGGGCCTGGCCGCCGGGGTGAAGCTCTGGCCGGCCCTGCTTCTTCCCGCGTTCCTGCGCCGGGCTGCGGGCGGACGCTGGTCCGCGGGCGCCGCCGGGGGGCTCGCCTTCGCCGTGGCGGCGGCGGTGCTGGCCGTCCCGGTGGTCGCCGGAGGGCTCGACCCGTCCTCGGGCCTGGTGGCCTATGCCGACCGGTGGGAGATGAACGACGGGCCCTTCATGCTGGTCCTGTGGGGCTGGCGGGGGCTGCTCGGTTCCGCGGGCGGGGCGGCGCCGGCGCTGGCGCGGGCCACGGTGGCGGCGGTGGTGGCGGTTCTGGCGGCCCGGGCGGCCCTGGCGCCTCCCGGCGGCCCTGCGGAGACCGCTTCCAGGGCCCTCGTTCCCGTGGCCGCCCTCTTTCTCCTCGGCCCCACCCAGTTCCCCTGGTATTTTACATGGATGCTGCCCCTCCTGGTCTTCCGCCCCAGCCCGGGCCTCCTGGCCTACACCGCGCTTCTGCCCTTGTATTACTGGCGTTTTGCATGGGAGGCACGTGGCCGGGTCCCCGTCTTCGACGACGGAATCGTGTGGGTCGAGCACGCGCCGGTTCTGGCGATCCTCGCCTGGGAATGGTACAGGGCCCGGGCTCGGCGGGCGGGGGGCGGCGCATGA
- a CDS encoding TIGR04282 family arsenosugar biosynthesis glycosyltransferase: MRRGRRVAVVIPAMDEAAAIGRVLAEVPGWVDECIVADNGSTDGTGEIAAALGARVVRVARRGYGSACLAGVAAAVSAADVVVFLDGDYSDNPAEMDRLVDPVLRNEADLVVGSRVLGRPERGALPPQARFGNWLATRMIRLFWGARFTDLGPFRAVRGEVLRSMGMTDPDYGWTVEMQLRAVRQGIPWIEVPVGYRRRIGRSKITGTVKGVVGAGTKILWTILRARLGGLPTPERWRPREAVVLFTRFPRPGTTKTRLIPALGPRGAADLQRRMTEQAAATVRAAQARRGFRVEVRHEGGSEEELRRWLGAGWTYRAQGPGDLGARLDRAVREAFSSGAARVVLLGADCPGLRASDILRALRALDRADAAVGPSADGGYYLLGLRRVVPGLFEAIPWGTASVRERTLAVLRRRGLKWRLLPVRRDVDRPEDLVVLRGRS, encoded by the coding sequence ATGAGGCGGGGGCGGCGTGTCGCCGTGGTGATCCCGGCGATGGACGAGGCGGCCGCCATCGGCCGGGTGCTCGCCGAGGTGCCGGGCTGGGTGGACGAGTGCATCGTCGCCGACAACGGGTCCACCGACGGTACCGGCGAGATCGCCGCCGCCCTCGGGGCCAGGGTGGTGCGGGTGGCGCGCCGCGGCTACGGGTCCGCCTGCCTGGCAGGGGTCGCCGCCGCCGTTTCCGCCGCCGATGTGGTGGTCTTCCTCGATGGGGACTACAGCGACAACCCCGCCGAGATGGACCGGCTGGTGGACCCGGTGCTCCGGAACGAGGCGGACCTCGTCGTCGGTTCCCGGGTACTGGGCCGGCCGGAGCGGGGGGCACTCCCGCCCCAGGCCCGCTTCGGGAACTGGCTGGCCACCCGGATGATCCGTCTCTTCTGGGGCGCCCGGTTCACGGACCTGGGTCCTTTCCGGGCCGTGAGGGGCGAGGTCCTCCGGTCTATGGGCATGACGGACCCGGACTACGGCTGGACCGTGGAGATGCAGCTCCGGGCGGTGCGCCAGGGGATCCCGTGGATCGAGGTGCCGGTGGGGTACCGGCGCCGGATCGGGCGCTCGAAGATCACGGGCACCGTGAAGGGCGTGGTGGGCGCCGGGACGAAGATCCTGTGGACCATCCTCCGCGCTCGGCTGGGCGGGCTGCCGACCCCGGAGCGGTGGCGTCCCCGGGAGGCCGTCGTCCTGTTCACCCGTTTCCCCCGGCCGGGTACCACGAAGACCCGGTTGATCCCGGCCCTCGGTCCCCGGGGGGCGGCGGATCTCCAGCGCCGGATGACGGAGCAGGCGGCGGCCACCGTGCGGGCCGCCCAGGCACGGCGGGGGTTCCGTGTCGAGGTGCGCCACGAGGGGGGCTCGGAGGAGGAACTGCGCCGCTGGCTGGGAGCGGGATGGACCTACCGGGCGCAGGGGCCGGGGGACCTCGGGGCGCGCCTGGACCGGGCGGTCCGGGAGGCCTTCTCGTCCGGGGCGGCGCGGGTGGTGCTCCTCGGTGCCGACTGTCCCGGCCTGCGGGCGTCGGACATCCTCCGGGCCCTTCGGGCCCTCGATCGCGCCGACGCGGCGGTCGGCCCCTCCGCGGACGGCGGCTACTACCTCTTGGGGCTCCGGCGGGTGGTGCCCGGCCTCTTCGAGGCGATACCGTGGGGGACGGCCTCGGTGAGGGAACGGACCCTGGCGGTTCTCCGCCGCCGCGGCCTCAAGTGGCGACTCTTGCCGGTTCGGCGGGACGTGGACCGGCCGGAGGACCTGGTCGTCCTCCGGGGGCGGTCATGA
- the tkt gene encoding transketolase, translating into MPEPFTQLDERCVNAIRMLAVDQVEAARSGHPGMPMGAAPMAYVLWTRFLRFDPRDPAWPDRDRFVLSAGHGSALLYALLHLCGFDLPLEELKRFRQWGSRTPGHPEYGHTPGVETTTGPLGQGLANGVGMAMAERFLAARFNRPGHEIVDHYVYGIVSDGDLMEGISHEAASLAGHLRLGRLIYLYDDNHISIDGPTEISFTEDRAARFAAYGWHVQRVEDGNDLAAIAAAIEAARAEHDRPSLIAVRTHIGYGSPHKQDTPSVHGEPLGPEETRLTKERLGWPVEPPFFVPDDVRDRFREAAERGAAAAAAWRERLSAFRSAFPDAAAEWDRALAGRLPEGWDAEIPVFPADPAGAATRVTSGKVLNALAKRVPNLVGGSADLSPSNKTLIEGEGDFGPGDYGCRNVRFGVREHGMGGILNGMALHGGLLPYGGTFLIFSDYLRPSIRLAALMRLHVIYVFTHDSIGLGEDGPTHQPVEHLAALRAMPGLTVVRPCDANETAEAWRWAVAEAEGPVALALTRQKVPVLDRGALAPADGLRKGAYVLADIGGGAPRLILVASGSEVALALEAARELAAEAGTVRVVSMPSWELFERQPEAYRREVFPPEVTARVAVEAGVAQGWERYVGSAGAVVGLEHFGASAPAKVLFEEFGITAAAVVDRARKLLRGGGAG; encoded by the coding sequence ATGCCAGAACCCTTCACACAGCTGGACGAACGTTGCGTCAACGCCATCCGGATGCTGGCCGTGGACCAGGTGGAAGCGGCCCGGTCCGGCCATCCCGGCATGCCCATGGGGGCGGCGCCCATGGCCTATGTCCTCTGGACCCGGTTCCTGCGTTTCGACCCTCGGGACCCGGCCTGGCCCGACCGGGATCGCTTCGTGCTCTCGGCGGGTCACGGCTCCGCCCTGCTCTACGCCCTTCTCCACCTCTGCGGCTTCGATCTCCCCCTGGAGGAACTCAAGCGGTTCCGGCAGTGGGGCAGCCGGACCCCGGGGCACCCGGAGTACGGTCACACGCCGGGGGTGGAGACCACCACGGGCCCCCTGGGGCAGGGACTGGCCAACGGGGTGGGCATGGCCATGGCGGAGCGCTTCCTGGCCGCCCGCTTCAATCGCCCCGGGCACGAGATCGTGGACCACTACGTCTACGGCATCGTGAGCGACGGTGACCTCATGGAGGGGATCTCCCACGAGGCCGCCTCCCTGGCGGGGCATCTCCGCCTCGGCCGCCTGATCTACCTCTACGACGACAACCACATCTCCATCGACGGCCCCACCGAGATCTCCTTCACCGAGGACCGCGCGGCCCGCTTCGCCGCCTACGGGTGGCACGTCCAGCGGGTCGAGGACGGCAACGACCTCGCCGCCATCGCCGCCGCCATAGAGGCCGCGAGGGCGGAGCACGACCGCCCCTCCCTCATCGCCGTCCGGACCCACATCGGTTACGGCAGCCCCCACAAGCAGGACACCCCGTCCGTCCACGGCGAACCCCTCGGGCCGGAGGAGACCCGGCTCACCAAGGAACGGCTCGGGTGGCCGGTGGAACCGCCCTTCTTCGTTCCGGACGACGTGCGGGACCGTTTCCGTGAGGCGGCGGAGCGTGGCGCGGCCGCGGCCGCGGCCTGGCGGGAGCGGCTCTCGGCCTTCCGGTCGGCCTTCCCGGACGCCGCCGCCGAGTGGGACCGGGCGCTGGCGGGCCGGCTCCCCGAGGGATGGGATGCCGAGATCCCCGTGTTTCCGGCGGACCCGGCGGGGGCCGCCACCCGCGTCACCTCCGGGAAGGTCCTGAACGCCCTGGCCAAGAGGGTGCCCAACCTCGTCGGGGGGTCGGCGGACCTCTCCCCCTCCAACAAGACCCTCATCGAGGGGGAAGGGGACTTCGGGCCCGGGGACTACGGTTGCCGGAACGTCCGCTTCGGTGTCCGGGAGCACGGGATGGGCGGCATCCTGAACGGGATGGCCCTCCATGGCGGCCTCCTCCCCTACGGCGGCACCTTCCTCATCTTCTCCGACTACCTCCGCCCCTCCATCCGGCTGGCCGCCCTGATGCGGCTCCACGTGATCTACGTCTTCACCCACGACAGCATCGGGCTCGGCGAAGACGGTCCCACCCACCAGCCGGTGGAACACCTGGCCGCCCTCCGGGCCATGCCGGGGCTCACCGTGGTGCGACCGTGCGACGCCAACGAGACCGCCGAGGCATGGCGATGGGCCGTGGCGGAGGCGGAGGGCCCCGTGGCGCTGGCGCTCACCCGGCAGAAGGTGCCGGTGCTCGACCGCGGCGCCCTGGCCCCGGCGGACGGGCTCCGAAAGGGGGCCTACGTGCTCGCCGACATCGGCGGCGGCGCCCCCCGCCTGATCCTCGTGGCCAGCGGTTCCGAGGTGGCCCTGGCCCTGGAGGCCGCCCGGGAACTGGCGGCCGAGGCGGGAACGGTCCGTGTGGTCAGCATGCCGAGCTGGGAGCTCTTCGAGCGCCAGCCGGAGGCCTACCGCCGGGAGGTCTTCCCGCCCGAGGTGACCGCCCGCGTGGCCGTGGAGGCCGGGGTCGCCCAGGGATGGGAGCGCTACGTCGGTTCGGCGGGAGCGGTGGTGGGACTGGAGCACTTCGGGGCCAGCGCGCCCGCCAAGGTCCTCTTCGAGGAGTTCGGCATCACGGCGGCGGCGGTGGTGGATCGGGCCCGGAAGCTCCTTCGCGGTGGCGGGGCCGGCTAG
- a CDS encoding cold-shock protein, whose protein sequence is MSEGKVKWFSDSKGFGFIESADGHDVFVHHTGILGEGFKSLSEGERVRFDEESGPKGPKAVNVTRI, encoded by the coding sequence ATGTCGGAAGGCAAAGTGAAGTGGTTCAGTGATTCCAAGGGCTTCGGTTTCATCGAGAGCGCCGACGGCCACGACGTCTTCGTCCACCACACGGGCATCCTGGGCGAGGGCTTCAAGTCCCTCTCCGAGGGCGAGCGTGTCCGGTTCGACGAGGAAAGCGGCCCCAAGGGCCCCAAGGCCGTGAACGTCACCCGCATCTAG
- a CDS encoding ArsB/NhaD family transporter, whose product MRERREKILSGTRLRWGLMLCLAVAAFSAVQAAAATEPAAGAALEHLYLTGRVLDNHKEPVADAELQVLVNGEVQPVREGKHREAMDAFTTASDGSYHVVFGLPPGTLETARVELAVYKPSFARLKVPLSFEDMAVRGPDYYHALDIQLERTLGPAFWIATCIFLLAYILISFELLHRTLAAMLGAALMLLISYTLGTLDPDYHILSYERAVHAIDMNVVFLLMGMMIIVGILKNTGVFQWCAYKSYQLARGNVLALSSILMAFTAFASAFLDNVTTMLLLTPVTIEIALSLGISPLALLVPEILASNIGGTATLIGDPPNIMIGSYAGLTFMDFVVNLAPTVVASMVVLFVYSKFAYGGDYARARVEDVPAFIEKLREEYRITDRSLLTVGLIVMGITVAFFLTHGFWHMEVSIAALFGASVLFTYGIATKRVDLLKLIEKDIEWATLLFFIFLFILVGAVEETGLLALISDWVLRLSEGNLVAAICLILWVSAIMSAFVDNIPFTATMLPIVAYLTRVIPGADSGVLWWALAFGACFGGNGTMIGASANVVTLGIAEAAGHPVRFFQFMKVAFLYMVLSVGLANVWLLLFY is encoded by the coding sequence ATGCGCGAGAGACGGGAGAAGATCCTTTCGGGGACGCGGCTGCGGTGGGGTCTCATGCTCTGCCTGGCCGTCGCCGCGTTTTCCGCCGTCCAGGCGGCTGCCGCCACGGAGCCGGCAGCCGGGGCGGCCCTCGAGCACCTCTATCTCACCGGCCGGGTCCTCGACAACCACAAGGAACCCGTGGCCGACGCCGAGCTCCAGGTCCTGGTGAACGGCGAGGTCCAGCCCGTCCGAGAGGGGAAGCACCGGGAGGCCATGGACGCCTTCACCACCGCCTCCGACGGGAGCTACCACGTGGTCTTCGGGCTCCCACCCGGCACCCTCGAGACGGCCCGGGTGGAGCTTGCCGTCTACAAGCCGAGCTTCGCGCGGCTCAAGGTCCCGCTCTCCTTCGAGGACATGGCCGTCCGCGGCCCGGACTACTACCACGCCCTCGACATCCAGCTCGAGCGGACCCTGGGGCCCGCCTTCTGGATCGCCACCTGCATCTTCCTCCTGGCCTACATCCTGATCTCCTTCGAGCTCCTGCACCGGACCCTGGCCGCCATGCTCGGGGCGGCCCTGATGCTGCTCATCAGCTACACCCTCGGGACCCTGGACCCCGACTACCACATCCTCTCCTACGAGCGGGCCGTCCACGCCATCGACATGAACGTGGTCTTCCTCCTCATGGGGATGATGATCATCGTGGGGATCCTCAAGAACACCGGGGTCTTCCAGTGGTGCGCCTACAAGTCGTACCAGTTGGCCCGGGGCAACGTCCTGGCGCTTTCCAGCATCCTGATGGCCTTCACCGCCTTCGCCTCGGCCTTCCTCGACAACGTGACCACCATGCTGCTGCTCACCCCGGTCACCATCGAGATCGCGCTGTCGCTGGGCATCTCGCCGCTGGCGCTCCTCGTCCCGGAGATCCTGGCCTCCAACATCGGCGGCACGGCCACCCTCATCGGGGACCCCCCCAACATCATGATCGGCTCCTACGCCGGGCTCACCTTCATGGACTTCGTGGTCAACCTGGCCCCCACGGTGGTGGCCAGCATGGTGGTGCTCTTCGTCTACTCGAAGTTCGCCTACGGCGGCGACTACGCCCGGGCCCGGGTGGAGGACGTCCCGGCCTTCATCGAGAAGCTCCGCGAGGAGTACCGCATCACCGACCGCTCCCTCCTCACCGTGGGCCTCATCGTCATGGGCATCACCGTGGCGTTCTTCCTCACCCACGGGTTCTGGCACATGGAGGTGAGCATCGCCGCCCTCTTCGGGGCCTCGGTGCTCTTCACCTACGGGATCGCCACCAAGCGGGTGGATCTCCTGAAACTCATCGAGAAGGACATCGAGTGGGCGACGCTCCTCTTCTTCATCTTTCTCTTCATCCTGGTGGGGGCCGTGGAAGAGACGGGGCTCCTGGCCCTCATCTCCGACTGGGTGCTCCGGCTCTCCGAGGGGAACCTCGTCGCCGCCATCTGCCTGATCCTCTGGGTCTCCGCCATCATGAGCGCCTTCGTGGACAACATCCCCTTCACCGCCACCATGCTGCCCATCGTGGCCTACCTCACCCGGGTGATCCCCGGGGCCGACTCGGGCGTCCTCTGGTGGGCCCTGGCCTTCGGGGCCTGCTTCGGCGGCAACGGCACCATGATCGGCGCGAGCGCCAACGTCGTGACCCTGGGCATCGCCGAGGCCGCCGGGCACCCGGTCCGCTTCTTCCAGTTCATGAAGGTGGCCTTCCTCTACATGGTCCTGAGCGTCGGCTTGGCCAACGTCTGGCTGCTGCTGTTCTATTAA